The following coding sequences are from one SAR86 cluster bacterium window:
- the dnaN gene encoding DNA polymerase III subunit beta, with protein sequence MNFKILKSSLAEPLSLLASVAESRQSIPILSNIYIKAENEEITLIATDLEIELSFNVKCKDIKENGETTVSARKIFDLTRSLSEDTALEFSLKDNQLIVTALKFNGEFAILPIQDFPVVEIEKFDLETKIKGNILADLIDQTSFAMASQDVRYYLNGILIEIEGAKVNLVATDGHRLAWASETLDAELNESKLILPRKSAIELQKLLNLFPGEVNLCFSTNQILVSSDNFRFVSKLIEGNYPDYQKVFPKGEEQTLKVEKSLMQTALSRASVLSNEKYRGVKFILSKDNLRICANNPSKESAEEEIAVDYSGDELEIGFNISYIQESLSVIRNPEVEFVFFGSENSCIIKNNKNDNLVHVIMPMRL encoded by the coding sequence ATGAATTTTAAAATTCTTAAATCAAGTTTAGCCGAACCTCTGTCCTTGCTAGCTTCTGTAGCTGAAAGTAGACAGTCTATTCCTATTCTGTCCAATATTTATATAAAAGCTGAAAACGAGGAAATAACATTAATTGCAACTGATTTAGAAATAGAGCTTTCCTTTAATGTTAAATGCAAAGATATAAAGGAGAATGGAGAAACAACAGTTTCTGCTAGAAAGATCTTTGATTTAACTAGATCTTTATCTGAAGACACAGCATTAGAATTTTCTCTCAAAGATAATCAATTAATTGTAACGGCTCTAAAATTTAATGGAGAATTTGCAATATTGCCCATACAAGACTTCCCAGTGGTTGAAATAGAAAAATTTGACTTAGAAACTAAAATAAAAGGAAATATATTGGCTGATTTAATAGATCAAACATCATTTGCAATGGCCTCACAAGATGTTAGGTATTACTTAAATGGCATCTTAATTGAAATAGAAGGTGCAAAAGTAAATTTAGTAGCTACTGATGGCCATAGATTAGCCTGGGCCTCAGAAACTTTAGATGCAGAATTAAACGAAAGTAAGTTAATTTTGCCAAGAAAGTCAGCAATTGAATTACAGAAACTATTAAATTTATTCCCGGGTGAAGTTAATTTATGTTTTTCAACAAATCAAATTTTAGTATCTTCTGACAATTTCAGGTTTGTCAGTAAATTGATAGAAGGAAATTATCCTGATTATCAAAAAGTGTTTCCAAAAGGAGAAGAACAAACTCTAAAGGTGGAAAAGTCTCTTATGCAAACGGCTTTAAGCAGGGCTTCCGTTCTTTCCAACGAAAAATATAGAGGAGTTAAATTTATACTTTCTAAAGATAATTTAAGGATCTGTGCAAACAATCCCAGCAAAGAATCAGCTGAAGAAGAAATTGCTGTAGATTATTCAGGTGATGAATTAGAGATAGGATTTAATATAAGTTACATTCAGGAATCATTGTCAGTAATTCGTAACCCTGAGGTAGAGTTTGTGTTTTTTGGCTCAGAAAATTCTTGTATCATAAAAAACAATAAAAATGATAATTTGGTTCATGTAATCATGCCTATGCGACTATGA
- the gyrB gene encoding DNA topoisomerase (ATP-hydrolyzing) subunit B, translating into MAKKPTKAKQKSASQKTYDSSNIKVLKGLEAVKKRPGMYIGDTDDGTGLHHMVFEVVDNSIDEALAGYCDKIEVTIHGDNEVSIKDNGRGIPVDHHKEEGISAAEVIMTKLHAGGKFDDNSYKVSGGLHGVGVSVVNALSEILELTIWREGKIWRQSYSHGDPKTKIKSSGATKEQGTEIRVKPAKAIFGEDIAFDYEILKKKLRELSYLNSGIEIILTDERNSKSEIFKSTGGLIEFVEFKNKNKSPLNKTFRFIKEQSDGISIEVALQWNDSYQENIQCFTNNIPQKDGGSHLIGFRTALTRTINNFIDKESLAKNETVQTSGEDVREGLTAIISAKLPDPKFSSQTKDKLVSSEIQPVVEKETYKHLTDYLLENPTDAKSIATKIIDAARAREAARKAREMTRRKGVLDGLGLPGKLSDCQEKDPSVSELYLVEGESAGGSAKQGRNRQNQAILPLKGKILNVEKARIDKVLGSDEIVTLITALGCGIKEEFNLEKLRYHSIIVMTDADVDGSHIRTLLLTFFYRQMPELIEAGHIFIAQPPLYKVSKGKKDVYLKDDPALNDYLLEKISESYELNLTKTVKMKSQDFTDLLKAFKNFDELTTIPDLNISYDFLMTLLKVKPFPKSGSQKEVKSWIAAFNKISDSSSLNLDEKVKNLVSSRNEFGNSVVDLIPFGFFKSKKYKLILDFQERSKKIKPGISSIQKNEDVKIIDDLFFTFKSLMEEVRRSSNIQRYKGLGEMNPDQLWETTMNPVGRRLVQVKIDDADEASDLFEQLMGDNVETRREFIEANVNLVGNIDF; encoded by the coding sequence ATGGCAAAAAAACCCACTAAAGCCAAGCAAAAATCAGCATCTCAAAAAACTTATGATTCCTCAAATATAAAGGTCTTAAAAGGTCTAGAAGCGGTTAAAAAAAGGCCTGGAATGTACATTGGAGATACTGACGATGGCACAGGATTGCATCATATGGTTTTTGAAGTAGTTGATAATTCTATAGATGAAGCACTTGCTGGTTACTGTGACAAAATTGAAGTAACTATTCATGGCGATAATGAAGTATCGATAAAAGATAATGGACGAGGAATTCCAGTAGATCATCATAAAGAAGAAGGAATTTCAGCCGCTGAAGTTATCATGACTAAGCTTCACGCAGGAGGAAAGTTTGACGATAATTCTTACAAAGTCTCAGGTGGATTGCATGGTGTAGGAGTGTCAGTTGTAAATGCGCTGTCGGAAATATTAGAGCTTACGATATGGAGGGAAGGAAAAATATGGAGACAATCTTATAGTCACGGAGATCCAAAAACAAAAATAAAATCTTCAGGAGCTACTAAAGAACAAGGAACTGAAATAAGAGTTAAACCTGCTAAGGCAATTTTTGGAGAAGATATTGCTTTTGATTATGAAATTTTAAAGAAAAAGCTCAGAGAGCTTTCGTATCTGAATTCGGGTATTGAGATTATTTTAACGGATGAGAGAAACTCTAAATCAGAAATTTTTAAATCTACCGGTGGTTTGATTGAGTTTGTCGAATTTAAAAACAAAAATAAATCTCCGCTAAATAAGACTTTCAGATTCATCAAAGAACAATCCGATGGAATTTCTATTGAAGTCGCATTGCAGTGGAATGATTCTTATCAAGAAAACATTCAATGTTTCACAAATAACATTCCTCAAAAAGATGGGGGCAGTCATTTGATCGGATTTAGGACTGCATTGACACGAACTATAAATAATTTTATTGATAAAGAAAGCTTGGCTAAAAACGAAACAGTTCAAACATCTGGCGAGGACGTAAGAGAAGGGTTAACGGCAATAATTTCTGCAAAATTACCCGATCCAAAATTTTCTTCCCAAACTAAAGACAAACTTGTTTCTTCTGAAATTCAACCGGTTGTAGAAAAAGAAACTTACAAACATTTAACCGATTATCTACTTGAAAATCCCACGGATGCAAAATCAATAGCTACAAAAATTATTGATGCAGCTAGAGCAAGAGAAGCTGCGAGAAAAGCAAGAGAAATGACTCGAAGAAAAGGGGTTTTGGATGGTTTGGGTTTACCCGGGAAGCTTTCCGATTGCCAAGAAAAGGATCCATCGGTGAGTGAATTATATTTGGTTGAGGGAGAATCGGCAGGAGGGTCAGCAAAGCAGGGCAGGAACCGTCAGAATCAAGCGATATTACCTTTGAAAGGAAAAATATTAAATGTAGAAAAAGCCAGAATTGATAAAGTTTTGGGCTCTGATGAAATAGTTACTCTGATTACCGCTTTGGGGTGCGGAATCAAGGAAGAATTTAATTTAGAGAAACTTAGGTATCACTCAATAATTGTAATGACAGATGCAGATGTAGATGGTTCTCACATAAGAACACTTTTACTTACTTTCTTTTACAGACAAATGCCAGAGTTAATAGAAGCTGGACATATATTTATTGCTCAGCCACCTTTGTATAAAGTTTCAAAAGGCAAGAAAGACGTTTATCTTAAAGATGATCCAGCTTTAAATGATTATTTATTAGAGAAAATTTCAGAAAGTTATGAATTAAATCTGACAAAAACAGTGAAAATGAAATCACAAGATTTTACGGATCTTTTAAAAGCGTTTAAGAATTTTGATGAACTTACAACAATACCGGATTTGAACATCTCCTATGATTTTTTGATGACTTTACTGAAAGTGAAACCTTTTCCCAAAAGCGGATCACAAAAGGAAGTTAAATCCTGGATTGCTGCTTTTAATAAAATATCTGATTCGAGCAGCCTTAATCTAGATGAAAAAGTAAAAAACTTGGTTTCTTCTAGAAACGAATTCGGCAACTCAGTGGTAGATTTAATTCCATTTGGTTTTTTTAAATCAAAAAAATACAAGTTAATTTTGGATTTTCAAGAGAGATCAAAAAAAATAAAACCAGGAATAAGTTCAATTCAAAAAAATGAAGACGTGAAAATAATCGATGATTTATTTTTTACTTTTAAATCTTTGATGGAAGAAGTTAGAAGGAGCTCAAACATTCAACGTTACAAAGGCTTAGGAGAAATGAATCCAGATCAGTTATGGGAAACTACAATGAATCCGGTCGGAAGGAGATTGGTTCAGGTGAAAATTGATGATGCTGATGAGGCCAGCGATCTCTTTGAGCAATTAATGGGGGATAATGTAGAAACCAGAAGAGAATTTATTGAAGCCAATGTCAATCTCGTAGGTAATATAGATTTTTAG
- a CDS encoding potassium transporter yields MKLRLISKILGTGLILFSFIQIIPTLISLIYAENNLYSFFQSALITFFTGLFLFGVNYSKDYEDLKIRDGFLLIVLLWFVFSIFAGIPFILQESGLSIVNAYFESVSGLTTTGATIFVNLDDQLKSVLFYRALLQWVGGLGIVVLALALFPILGIGGMQLYKGEASNPVNNNKLRPKMAETAKSLWFIYLILTILCFISYRFSGMSVFDAVTHSFSTIAIGGFSNYDASFGYFSNNYIYFFASIFMFLSALSFSLHFLAYSRLNLLAYFQDKELKFFTFIAFFAFLLIFITLQAFDSSENLDTVMISLFQTISFITTTGYLATDHSSLPLFIPYLLIALAGMGACAGSTGGGLKAIRVYILYRQAKNELKKLIHPNSIIPLKIGENVVDSEISDSVWGFVSVYLFALFFGILLILSTGLSLETAFSTIFSCLNNLGPALGEATNNYASLNDASKIILSFTMILGRLEIYTLLVLFTSFFWRY; encoded by the coding sequence ATGAAATTAAGACTAATTTCAAAGATTTTAGGAACAGGTTTAATACTTTTTTCCTTCATCCAGATCATTCCTACTTTAATATCCCTCATTTATGCTGAGAACAATTTATATAGTTTTTTCCAATCAGCATTGATAACTTTTTTTACAGGGTTGTTTCTTTTTGGAGTAAATTATTCTAAAGATTACGAAGATCTAAAAATTCGTGATGGCTTTTTGCTAATAGTGCTTTTATGGTTTGTTTTCTCAATTTTCGCGGGCATACCCTTTATTTTACAAGAAAGTGGTTTATCAATAGTGAATGCTTACTTTGAGTCCGTCTCAGGTTTAACAACAACTGGGGCAACTATTTTTGTAAATTTAGATGATCAACTTAAATCCGTTTTATTTTATAGAGCATTATTACAATGGGTAGGAGGTTTAGGGATAGTTGTTTTAGCATTAGCGTTATTTCCTATTCTAGGGATAGGTGGAATGCAACTTTATAAAGGCGAGGCCTCAAATCCAGTAAATAACAACAAATTAAGGCCAAAAATGGCTGAAACAGCTAAATCTTTATGGTTTATTTACCTAATTTTGACAATTTTATGTTTTATTAGCTATAGATTCTCTGGGATGAGTGTTTTTGATGCGGTAACACATTCCTTTTCTACTATTGCAATTGGTGGATTTTCTAATTACGACGCAAGTTTTGGTTACTTCTCTAATAACTACATCTACTTCTTTGCTTCTATATTTATGTTTTTATCGGCATTAAGTTTTTCTCTACACTTTTTGGCTTATAGTAGGCTAAATTTATTAGCTTATTTTCAAGATAAAGAGCTAAAATTTTTTACTTTCATTGCTTTTTTTGCTTTTTTATTAATATTCATAACCCTTCAAGCATTTGATAGTTCTGAAAACTTAGATACAGTTATGATTTCTCTTTTCCAGACAATCTCTTTCATAACTACTACAGGTTACTTGGCGACAGACCACTCAAGCTTGCCTTTATTCATTCCATACTTATTGATAGCTCTTGCAGGAATGGGAGCATGCGCAGGGTCTACTGGTGGAGGTTTGAAAGCCATTAGAGTTTACATCCTCTATCGACAGGCAAAAAATGAATTAAAAAAATTGATTCATCCTAATTCTATTATTCCGCTCAAGATAGGAGAGAACGTTGTAGACTCAGAAATTTCGGACTCGGTTTGGGGGTTTGTTTCAGTGTATTTATTTGCTCTCTTTTTTGGGATTCTTTTAATTCTTTCAACGGGATTGTCTTTAGAAACAGCTTTCTCTACTATATTTTCTTGCTTGAATAATCTTGGTCCTGCCTTGGGTGAAGCAACTAATAACTATGCTAGTTTGAACGATGCGAGTAAAATAATTTTATCGTTTACAATGATACTAGGAAGGTTAGAAATATATACGTTATTGGTTTTATTCACTTCCTTCTTTTGGAGATATTAG
- a CDS encoding glycine--tRNA ligase, translating to MTAKNMDELVALCKRRGFIFQSSEIYGGLQGVYDYGPLGVELKNNIKKAWWASIVYDRDDVEGLDASILTHQEVLNYSGHEDTFTDPLVDCKSCGERFRADQVPDYCKEEDLTEPRQFNLMFKTNVGPVDDGKNFAYLRPETAQQIFTNFKNITDATSRKPPFGIAQIGKAFRNEITPRNFIFRVREFEQMELEFFVKAGEDEKWHKYWVDERLDWWEKQGVNRKHIELLEVDKDELAHYSKATVDLMYKFPHGVEELEGIANRTDFDLGSHSKNQNELGIDAKTKENKHSNAKLAVQDEDNSWSVPYVIEPSAGVDRGFLAILNEAFIEEELKNGSKRVVLALKPHLAPIKAAVIPLKKNNEELVILAKKLKDELQNHRLGRVLLENTGNIGKSYRKHDEIGTPICITVDFDSLEKNTVTVRDRDTMEQETISIDDLSKKYCDSIL from the coding sequence ATGACTGCGAAAAATATGGATGAGCTTGTGGCTCTTTGCAAAAGAAGAGGCTTTATTTTCCAATCGAGCGAGATCTATGGTGGCCTTCAAGGAGTCTACGATTATGGCCCATTAGGAGTAGAATTAAAAAATAATATTAAGAAAGCTTGGTGGGCGTCTATTGTTTATGACAGAGACGATGTCGAAGGATTAGATGCTTCAATTTTGACTCATCAGGAAGTACTTAATTACTCCGGACATGAAGACACATTTACTGATCCTTTGGTTGATTGTAAATCTTGCGGTGAAAGATTCAGAGCAGATCAAGTTCCAGATTATTGCAAAGAAGAAGATTTAACTGAGCCCCGTCAATTTAATTTAATGTTTAAAACTAACGTTGGTCCCGTTGACGACGGAAAAAACTTCGCTTATTTAAGACCAGAAACGGCTCAGCAGATTTTTACTAACTTCAAAAATATAACTGATGCAACATCAAGAAAGCCGCCCTTCGGAATTGCTCAAATTGGAAAGGCCTTTCGAAATGAAATCACACCTAGAAATTTTATCTTTAGAGTTAGAGAATTTGAGCAAATGGAACTTGAATTTTTCGTAAAAGCAGGTGAAGACGAAAAATGGCATAAATACTGGGTAGATGAAAGATTAGATTGGTGGGAAAAGCAAGGCGTTAATAGAAAACACATAGAGCTCCTTGAAGTAGATAAAGATGAATTGGCACACTATTCCAAAGCCACGGTTGATTTAATGTATAAATTTCCTCACGGGGTTGAGGAATTGGAAGGCATAGCCAACAGAACTGACTTTGACTTAGGCTCACACAGTAAAAATCAAAATGAACTAGGAATAGATGCTAAAACAAAGGAAAATAAGCATTCTAATGCTAAATTAGCTGTTCAAGACGAAGATAACTCTTGGAGTGTGCCCTATGTTATTGAACCCTCAGCTGGAGTTGATAGGGGCTTTTTAGCTATTTTAAATGAAGCTTTTATTGAGGAAGAGCTTAAAAATGGCTCAAAAAGGGTGGTTTTGGCCTTAAAACCACATCTAGCGCCAATTAAAGCGGCTGTTATTCCTTTAAAGAAGAATAATGAAGAATTGGTAATTTTGGCTAAAAAATTAAAAGATGAGCTTCAAAACCATAGATTGGGAAGAGTTTTGTTAGAAAATACTGGAAATATCGGAAAAAGCTATAGAAAACACGATGAAATTGGAACCCCAATATGCATTACCGTAGATTTTGATAGCCTTGAAAAGAATACGGTAACAGTTAGAGATAGGGACACAATGGAGCAAGAAACCATCTCAATAGATGACTTATCGAAAAAGTACTGCGATTCCATTCTTTAA
- a CDS encoding HAD-IIIA family hydrolase — MSKYVVLDRDGVINVDLFDYVLDTKDFKFEKGSFDALVKLAENDFEIIVATNQKCINLGLISAEGIEEINDFWVSQVTEVGVTVKSVEVCPHRDEEMCNCRKPETGLLENAERKHKISLKDSYFVGDKLSDVECAMRHGCKPILVETGYGLRSIAERGHRENLLIVKNLAAAVEIIINET; from the coding sequence ATGTCTAAATACGTAGTTTTGGACAGAGATGGTGTTATCAATGTCGACCTATTCGACTATGTTTTAGATACAAAAGACTTTAAATTTGAAAAGGGGAGTTTTGACGCATTAGTAAAGCTTGCTGAGAATGACTTTGAGATAATTGTTGCTACCAATCAAAAGTGTATCAATTTAGGTCTAATTTCTGCTGAAGGAATTGAGGAAATAAATGATTTTTGGGTCTCTCAAGTAACTGAGGTAGGGGTGACAGTGAAGTCAGTTGAAGTTTGTCCACATCGTGACGAAGAGATGTGTAATTGCAGAAAACCCGAAACTGGGCTTTTAGAAAATGCCGAACGCAAACATAAAATAAGTCTTAAAGATTCTTATTTTGTTGGCGATAAATTATCCGATGTTGAATGTGCAATGAGACACGGCTGCAAACCAATTTTGGTGGAGACTGGATATGGTCTGCGCTCGATTGCTGAAAGAGGTCATAGAGAGAACTTGTTAATTGTGAAAAATTTAGCGGCTGCGGTCGAAATAATTATTAACGAAACCTAA
- the dnaA gene encoding chromosomal replication initiator protein DnaA, with protein MQIWKDCKSSFKKELNEEEFSAWINPLDFTQYSDDNGVKSFYVLAPNDFIKEHIRINFDQKFRDFLSKATGDNNFSLIYDLSTKHKLLKYKKKNKNISLFANKENSLVENFTFDTFVEGKSNHIALAAAKQVSDLPQGAYNPLFIYGGVGLGKTHLMHAVGNKIKSDDPSKKVVYVHSERFVGDMVKSLQLGAINEFKNFYRSVDALLIDDIQFFAGKEQSQEELFHTFNSLLEGGQQMILTCDRYPKEINGLEERLKSRLGWGLPVVIEPPELETRVAILLSKAEERGYDLPQESAFFMAQKIRSNVRELEGSLARVGAQAQFTNKEIDVSLIKESLADLLSIQARQVSIDNIQKTVSDYYNIKLSDLLSNKRNRSLARPRQLSMRLAKDLTTHSLPEIGESFGGRDHTTVLHACRRINELRSVDSNIEEDYKKLVRALTA; from the coding sequence TTGCAAATTTGGAAAGATTGTAAAAGTAGCTTTAAGAAAGAGTTAAACGAAGAAGAATTTTCTGCCTGGATAAACCCTTTAGATTTTACTCAATATTCTGACGATAACGGAGTTAAATCATTTTATGTATTGGCCCCCAATGATTTCATAAAAGAACATATAAGAATAAATTTTGATCAAAAATTTAGAGATTTTCTGTCTAAAGCAACAGGAGATAATAATTTTTCTCTAATTTATGACCTTTCAACCAAGCATAAGTTACTGAAATATAAGAAAAAAAATAAAAATATTTCTCTTTTTGCAAATAAAGAAAATTCATTAGTTGAAAATTTTACTTTTGATACTTTCGTAGAGGGAAAATCAAACCATATTGCTCTAGCCGCTGCAAAACAGGTGTCAGACTTACCTCAAGGCGCATATAATCCTCTTTTTATATATGGTGGGGTTGGATTGGGTAAAACACACCTTATGCATGCAGTTGGGAATAAAATAAAAAGTGATGATCCATCAAAAAAAGTAGTTTACGTCCACTCAGAAAGATTTGTCGGTGATATGGTTAAATCGCTCCAATTAGGTGCGATTAATGAATTTAAAAACTTTTACAGATCAGTAGATGCACTTTTAATCGACGATATACAATTTTTCGCAGGTAAAGAACAGTCTCAAGAGGAACTTTTTCATACCTTCAACTCTTTACTTGAAGGAGGCCAGCAAATGATTCTTACTTGTGATAGATATCCAAAAGAGATTAATGGGCTTGAAGAACGTTTAAAATCAAGATTGGGATGGGGATTGCCTGTTGTAATTGAACCCCCTGAACTAGAAACAAGAGTTGCAATTTTGTTAAGTAAAGCCGAAGAAAGAGGTTACGATTTACCCCAAGAAAGTGCTTTTTTTATGGCGCAAAAGATAAGGTCAAATGTTAGAGAATTGGAAGGTTCTTTGGCTAGAGTTGGAGCTCAAGCACAGTTCACAAATAAAGAAATAGATGTAAGTTTGATTAAAGAGTCTTTGGCTGATCTTTTGTCAATTCAGGCTCGACAAGTCAGCATAGATAATATTCAAAAAACTGTTTCAGATTACTACAATATAAAACTCTCGGATCTACTGTCCAATAAAAGAAATAGGTCTCTAGCCAGACCCAGACAACTTTCTATGAGATTGGCGAAAGACTTAACAACTCATAGTTTGCCGGAAATTGGAGAATCTTTTGGTGGAAGAGATCATACAACTGTTCTACATGCTTGCAGAAGAATAAACGAGTTAAGATCAGTAGATTCAAATATAGAAGAAGATTACAAAAAATTAGTGAGGGCTTTAACAGCATAA
- the trkA gene encoding Trk system potassium transporter TrkA produces MNIVILGAGQVGSELSAILASDHDVTLIDLKQEKLQKISDHHDLKTICGNACYPKTLEQAEIETADLAIAMTQYDEVNMVACQMIKHISKKTKTMARIRATQYLGGKGSEIFEAGDYTIDVVISPENLITDFIKRLIEVPGANKVLDFGNGQASMVSVKAKGGLITGHKISELKELIPNVDVRVAAINRDENLLIPRGEDTIDKGDEVYFISAKSNIKKIISTIYQSDKGYKNIMIAGGGRIGRRLANSLESKYRVKIIEADKDRCIYLNEKLGNSLILHGDSSDSELLEEENIENMDLFCALTNNDEANVMSSLLAKKLGAKKIVSLVNKQNYLDLIKENEEVDITIAPTDIAIGVVLKNLSKKELVTAHSLKRGQAEAIEIVAKTSDNPENIVGKEIGDIKTPEGTTIAAVFDSKNIKIAHHDLKVQENDHLIVFLSDSSKFEEVERRLTK; encoded by the coding sequence TTGAACATAGTAATTTTAGGAGCCGGTCAAGTTGGCTCGGAACTCTCAGCAATTCTTGCTTCCGATCATGACGTTACACTCATAGATTTAAAACAAGAGAAACTTCAAAAAATATCAGATCATCATGATCTGAAAACTATTTGTGGAAATGCGTGTTATCCAAAAACTTTAGAGCAGGCAGAAATAGAAACTGCTGATCTTGCAATTGCAATGACACAGTATGACGAAGTGAATATGGTTGCTTGTCAGATGATTAAACACATCAGTAAGAAGACGAAAACGATGGCAAGAATTAGAGCAACTCAATACTTAGGTGGGAAAGGAAGTGAGATTTTTGAGGCAGGCGATTACACGATAGATGTTGTAATCAGTCCTGAGAATTTGATTACCGATTTTATTAAAAGATTAATTGAAGTCCCCGGAGCTAACAAAGTATTAGATTTTGGTAATGGGCAAGCTTCCATGGTTAGTGTGAAAGCAAAAGGAGGATTGATTACTGGTCACAAAATCTCAGAACTAAAAGAATTGATCCCTAATGTTGATGTTCGCGTCGCTGCGATAAACAGAGATGAAAATCTATTGATACCTAGAGGCGAAGATACAATTGACAAAGGAGATGAAGTTTATTTCATTTCTGCAAAGTCAAATATAAAAAAAATTATTTCCACTATTTACCAAAGTGACAAAGGATACAAAAATATTATGATCGCAGGAGGCGGAAGAATTGGACGAAGACTTGCAAATTCTTTGGAATCAAAATACAGAGTTAAAATCATTGAAGCCGATAAAGACAGATGTATTTACTTAAACGAGAAGTTAGGAAACTCTTTAATATTACATGGCGACTCTTCTGATTCGGAATTGCTTGAAGAAGAAAACATAGAAAACATGGATCTTTTTTGTGCTTTGACAAATAACGACGAAGCAAATGTTATGTCATCTTTATTAGCAAAAAAATTAGGCGCTAAAAAAATAGTATCACTCGTAAATAAACAAAATTACTTAGACTTAATCAAAGAAAACGAAGAAGTTGACATAACAATTGCTCCTACAGACATAGCAATTGGAGTGGTTTTAAAAAATTTATCAAAGAAAGAGTTAGTAACAGCTCATTCACTTAAGAGAGGACAGGCTGAAGCCATCGAAATAGTTGCTAAAACTTCTGATAATCCAGAAAATATTGTCGGAAAAGAGATTGGAGATATCAAAACTCCTGAGGGCACAACAATCGCTGCTGTTTTTGACAGTAAAAATATTAAAATTGCTCATCACGATCTTAAAGTCCAAGAAAACGACCATTTAATAGTATTTCTGTCAGATTCTAGCAAATTCGAAGAAGTTGAAAGAAGATTAACTAAATAA
- the recF gene encoding DNA replication and repair protein RecF (All proteins in this family for which functions are known are DNA-binding proteins that assist the filamentation of RecA onto DNA for the initiation of recombination or recombinational repair.): MCLKKLHLLNFRSFKDFLLPLENSALIYGDNGAGKTSILEGIHFALKSKSFRTTSINSMINKDADFFRISSDIKDCKRALEKKTGKALTKENYDSFDKYDFLPLLINNFSLRFLEQNKDVRRDFIDYYLFHVKHEYLEKLKRFRKILHSRNKALKIKDKDQIGVWTKLLVDGSYEINKDRKEIISIVIENLKSNILEKINDEKWKKILESLEISFFSGWIGEDLEMSLREEYEEDLKKGYTKSGAHKFDLDVEVYNEKSGNIMSRGEQKLLILLTFFSFGEYLLNNVSKKIIYLIDDLPSELDQNNLDLAFNFLRNFEGQKLITSIKKLENTHVDQLIDL; the protein is encoded by the coding sequence ATGTGCCTTAAAAAATTACACCTTCTAAATTTCAGATCTTTTAAAGATTTTCTTTTACCCCTCGAAAACTCAGCTTTGATCTATGGAGATAATGGTGCAGGAAAAACATCCATCCTAGAAGGAATACATTTTGCTTTGAAATCAAAATCCTTTAGAACAACTTCAATTAACTCGATGATAAATAAAGATGCAGATTTCTTTAGAATTAGCTCTGATATAAAAGATTGCAAGAGGGCATTAGAGAAAAAAACCGGCAAAGCTTTAACAAAAGAGAATTATGATTCATTCGATAAATATGATTTTCTGCCATTATTAATTAATAATTTTTCCTTGAGATTCCTCGAGCAAAATAAAGACGTAAGAAGAGACTTTATTGATTATTATTTGTTTCACGTGAAACATGAATATTTGGAGAAATTAAAAAGATTTAGAAAAATTTTACATTCTAGAAACAAGGCTTTGAAAATTAAGGATAAAGATCAGATAGGTGTCTGGACCAAGCTTCTTGTTGATGGAAGTTATGAAATCAATAAGGATAGAAAAGAAATTATTTCTATTGTTATAGAAAATTTGAAATCTAATATTCTGGAGAAAATTAATGATGAAAAGTGGAAAAAAATATTAGAATCTTTAGAAATATCTTTTTTTTCAGGTTGGATTGGCGAAGACTTGGAAATGTCTTTGAGAGAAGAATATGAAGAAGATCTAAAAAAAGGGTATACAAAATCTGGTGCTCATAAATTTGACTTAGATGTTGAAGTTTATAATGAAAAAAGTGGTAACATCATGTCAAGAGGAGAACAGAAACTACTGATTTTATTGACTTTTTTTTCTTTTGGTGAATATCTTCTAAACAATGTCTCTAAAAAAATTATTTATTTGATAGATGATCTCCCTTCTGAATTAGATCAAAATAACTTAGATTTAGCATTTAATTTTTTAAGAAATTTTGAAGGCCAAAAGTTAATAACCTCAATAAAAAAATTAGAAAATACGCATGTAGATCAGTTAATTGATTTATAA